DNA from Bradyrhizobium diazoefficiens USDA 110:
AGTTCCACCTGGACTGACGTTGGCCGTCATTCCGGGGCGAACGGGACCGCGCGAAGCGCGGCCCGGAGAACCCGGAATCTCGCGCCGACAACCTCTGGATTCCGGGTTCGCGCTCCGCGCGCCCCGGAATGACAAAGACAAAAGCAAAAAGAGGAAGCGCCCATGTCCGATCTCTCCGCCGTCAAAGCCCTGGTCTTCGACGTGTTCGGCACCGTCGTCGACTGGCGCACCAGCCTGATCACCGACTTCATGTGGTGGAGCAGGCAGCGCGGCATCAGCGCCGACTGGACCGCCCTGGTGGACGGCTGGCGCGGCATGTACATGGCCTCGATGGACGACGTGCGCAGACATCCCGAGCGCGGCTATGTCATGCTCGACGATCTGCACCGCCGCTCGCTGGAAAAGCTGGTCGCGCAATTCTCGATCAAGGACCTCACCGAAGCTGATCTCGACTACCTCACCAAGGGCTGGCATCGCCTGCATCCCTGGCCCGACAGCGTCGCCGGCCTGACGCGGCTGAAGTCGAAATTCGTCATCTCGCCGCTGTCGAACGGCAACGTCGCGCTGCTCACCAACATGGCGAAGTTCGCCGGCCTGCCGTGGGACCTCGTCATGTCCGCGGAGGTGTTCGAGCACTACAAGCCCGATCCCGAGACTTATCTCGGCGCCGCGCGCCTGCTCGGCCTCAAGCCGGGCGAGGTGATGATGGTCGCCGCCCACAACGGCGATCTCGCCGCCGCGCAGAACAACGGCCTGAAGACCGCGTTCGTGGCGCGGCCGACGGAGTACGGGCCGTTGCAGAAGGTCGACTTCGAAGCCACCGGCAACTGGGACATCGTCGCCAAGGATTTCGGCGGGATCGCCGACAGGCTCGGCTGCTGACATCTTGCGCCGAAGCGCCTTGGCCCGCGCGCTACTTCGCGATCGGCGTTGTCAACTCGGTATCGGCGGTGTCCACCACGAAGACGGCCAGCAGCTTCGCCGGCTCGGTATCGCTGGCGTTGGTGCTGACGGCATGGCGATCGCCGGGCTTCTCGGAGAAGTTCTCTCCCTTGTGAAAGACCTTGGCGGGCTCGTCATTGACCTGGCTGCGTATCGCCCCTTCCAGCACCGTGGCATAGATGAACGCGGAGCGTGCGTGGGTGTGGGCCGGTGAGGAGCCTCCGGGACCATACTCGACCAGCACGCCCTTCATGCTCTTGCCGGGAGCATTCGGTAGGACCTGGTCAAACACGACAGTCACCTTGGCCGACTTCGCAGCCGGCTGCGTCTCGGCTGCCTGGGCCGCCAGGACGAATGCGGCGTAAGCCGCCGTTGCGATCAGCAATCTGCGCATGGGATTTCCTTCATTGCCGTGGTTGCAGCGACCTTGGGATCGCAGATCCTCAAGCCGTCGCGAGCCATTTTGCGAGCGACGTTTTCCCGAGCCGCGCCTCGCCGAGCGGGACCAGCGAGGTGTCCTCGATGGGGGCACCGTAATATCCTGCCTTGGCGTCTCCCACCACCGGGCGGCTGTCGCCCGATGCTTTCAGGCGGCGCGCGACGAACTCGTTGAAGGGAGCTTTTTCCGGTCCCGCGATATCGATCGTGCCGTTGAGCGGCCGTCCCGTCGCGACCTCCGCGAGGGAAGCAACCACGTCGTCGGATGCGATCGGCTGAAACGACGCCGATGGCACGACGATCTTGCCGTCAATCGCTCCTGCTTCGCCGATGGCCCCGAGGAATTCAAAAAACTGCGTGGCGCGAACGATCGAGTAGGGGACCGGAGATGCCTTGACGATGGTCTCCTGCGCGAGCTTGGCACGAAAATAGGCGATGTCGGGCGAGCGATCGGTTCCCACGATCGACAGCGCGACATGATGCTTGACGGCTGCTGCGGCCTCGGTCGCGGCGAGGTTCTGGCTCGAACGCTGGAAGAATTCCAGCACGGCGGCCGGCTCCCAGGACGGCGCGTTGGCGACGTCGACCACGACATCCGCGCCTGCCAGCGCGGCAGCGAGGCCTTCCCCGGTCACGGCGTTCACGCCTGTTTTTGGAGAGGCCGCTATGACCTCGTGGCCTTGCTGCTTGAGTCTCGACACGAGCTTGGATCCGATCAATCCGCTGCCGCCGATCACGACGATCTTCATGGCATGTCTCCTGAGCATTTTGCGAGCGTGAGCGGCGTCAGGCCAAAGGGGCGTCACGAGCTCTCGTCGACGAAAGTGATGCGAGGGGACTCTTATCCGAGCAGTGAGGCGAGCTCTTGCCTGGAACGGGCCTGCCTTGCCGAAAAATGCTCCAGAAGTGTCGTTGCGACGCGACAGGAACCGGTCAGGGATCATTCCCCTCTGTCGGTCAGATCAAGCGAACGGCCCGGGCCGCACATGCGCGACCCGGGCTTGGTATCACCGGCTACAACGTCATCTGCATCGGTTCGGGATAGTAGTGGAACCCGTCACCCGCCTTGGCGACGTGGCCGTAGCCGGGCCAGGCGAAGTGATAGGACATCACGGGCGTCTTGTTGGCCGCGAGCATGGTGAGCAGCTTGACGCGCGACTCGGCTGCCTGCTTCGGGTCGGTGTCGTAGGAGAATTCCATCCGCGGCCGCTCCAGCAGCAGCACGGAATGGTGCGAGAGGTCGCCGAGGAAGGCGAAGGACTTGCCGGCCGAGCTGACCATGAAGATGGTGTGGCCGACGGTGTGGCCGGGCGCGGAGATGGCCTGCACGCCGGGCAGGAATTCCTGGCCGTCCCTGAAGAACACGATGCGGTCGCGGACCGGCAGCAGGTTCTTGCGGGCGTGCACGACGAAGTCCTTTGCCGGGCTCCCCATCTTGCCTTCATCGGTCCAGAAATCGAAATCGGTCTGGGAGATGTAGATCTGCGCGTTCGGAAACAGCGGCTTGTTGTTGGCATCCACGATGCCGCCGATGTGATCGATATGCGCGTGCGAGCAGACCACGGCATCGATGTCCTCCGGCTTGATACCGGCCTCCATCATGCTCTTCTGCTGCCGGCCGGTGGTGGGGCCGAACATCTTGGAGCTGCCCATGCCGGTGTCGAACAGGATGAGCTTGTCGCCGGTGTTCACGATCGGCGAGTTCTGCTCGAGCACGACATTGTCCGGCGACAGGAAATTGTCGGCGAGCATCTTCTTCACCTCTTCCTTGGAAACGCCGGTGAAGGTGCCGGAGGGATCGCCGAGCGGCAGCGGTCCGTCGGAGACGACGGTCACTTCGGCGTCGCCGAGAATGAAGCGGTGCCAATAGGGAGTCTGGGTGCCGAGCTTGGGAGCGCGTGCCATCGCACTGCTGCCGAGCATTGCGCTGGCGCCAAGGCCGGCGCCGAGTGCGAGCAGGGATCGACGTGAGACATCGAGTGTCATTCGTTTCCTCCATTCTTCTTTTGAGCTGCGCGATTGTCTCGCGCGTTGTGTTCGGCCTGAGGCCAGCGGTGGAATGCTGCGCCGGTTCAGACAAGCTAGCAAGTGGAATTGATTTGCGGGTTAGCGCGGCTTGTCAAAGTGCGCGATGCAATTCCGGCGCGCGACAAAAGACACCGGTTGCCGACGTTGCTTCGTCAGCACGATCCAGCCACGCGGTGCCGCAATGCAATCAATGATTGTGTCGCGATTGTGTCTCCTGACCGCCCGACGCGGCAGGACTGCAAGAATCTTTTCGCGTCACGACGGCACGCGTCCGCATAGGCCGTGTTCGCCATCGGGCTTCACTCGGCTACTCCCCGGCCTAGCCATGGGCAGCGCCGAAAGCGCAGGGAATAGGCCGGGCGTGATCTCACGCGATCCTCAGCGCGAGGTCGCTTGCTTCCGTCTCGGCAAAGCCGGCCTGCAAGACCTCTTCGCGCTTGTGGCGGAGATGCGCACGCAGGATGTGCGAGAGGCCGGCACCATCGCGCCGCTGCAGCGCGTTCAGGATCGCCTCGTGCTCCTTCACCGCGAACGCCCAGCGCTGCGGCGTCATCGGCGTGACGTAGCGCGCGCGGCGGATGCGCGCCGTCACGGAGGCGTAGAGCCCGGTCAGTGCGGGATTTCCGGCCGCGGCGACGATGGCTTCGTGGATGGCGCGGTTGCCGCGATAGTACTGGATCAGGTCGCCCTCGCGATAATGCCGAACCATGTCCGTGTGCGCGGCGGCGATCGCGTCGATCTCGGCGTCGCTGATCCGCTCGCAGGCGAGCTCGCCGGCAAGCGCCTCGAGGCCCTGGCAGACCTCGAACAGGTCGCGCATGTCCTTGTCGGTCAGCTTCGCCGCGCGTGAGCCGCGATGGGGCAGGAGCTGCACGAGACCTTCGGCGGCCAGCACCTTGAGCGCTTCCCGCAGCGGCGTGCGCGAGATCTGGAGCCGGTCGCACAGCTCGCGCTCGGGAATCCGCGCGCCCGGCGGGATTTCACCGTCGAGCAGGATGGCGCGGATGCGGCCGACGACCTCCTCATGAAGCATGGCAGGCGGCTCCAATTTGAATGCAAAAATGCAGTAATCAGTCCAAATATGCAAGTTCCAGCTTGCTAATCGCAGATTCTGCATTCAAAAATGTAAAAAACAAGAGGGCATGAGGAAATGGACCACGCTGCGGAGGCGGACGACCTCGTTTTTGAACGTCAGGACGGCATCGGGCGGATCACCTTCAACCGTCCGCAGGCGCGCAATGCCTTCACCTTCGCCATGTACGAACGGCTCGCGGCGATCTGCGAAGAGGCCGACCGCGATCATACGCTCAAGGTGCTGGTGCTGCGCGGGGCCGGCGACAAGGCCTTCGCCTCCGGCACCGACATCAACCAGTTCCGCGAGTTCAAGACGCCGCAGGACGCGATCGACTACGAGAACCGCATCGACCGCGTGCTCACCACGCTCGAGCAGTGCCGGGTCCCGACCATCGCCGCGATTAACGGGTTCTGCACCGGCGGCGGGGCGGGCATCGCCGCGGCCTGCGACCTGCGCATCGGCACGAACAGCGCCAAAATCGGATTTCCGATCGCCCGGACGCTCGGCAACTGCCTGTCGATGTCCAATGTCGGCCGTCTCACCGCGCTCATCGGCGCTGCGCGCGTCAAGGATCTGATCTTCACCGCGCGCCTCATTGACGCCGCTGAAGCCGCCAGCGTCGGGCTGCTCGGCGAGGTCGTCGAGGATATCGCGGCCCTGGACAGGCGTGCCGACGAGGTCGCTCGCCTGCTGGCCAGCCACGCGCCGCTGACGCTGACCGCGACCAAGCAGGCGGTGGCGCGCCTGCAAAGGCGGCTGACCCGGGACGAGGGGGAAGACCTCATCCTGATGTGCTACACGAGCCAGGATTTTCGCGAAGGGCTCGATGCTTTCCTCAACAAGCGCGCGCCGCAATGGCGCGGCCAATAGGACGGGCCGATGCAAAGCGATCGATCGCAATCCACCTCTCGCCGTTCGGGACCGCTTGCCGGCCTCAAGGTCATCGATCTCACCCATGTCATGGCGGGGCCGACCTGCACCTTGATGCTCGCCGACATGGGCGCGGACGTCATCAAGATCGAGAAATGGCCGAACGGCGACGACACCCGCCATTCGGTGCCGCCCAAGATCGGCGATGAGGCGGCCTCCTTCCTGATGATGAACCGCAACAAGCGCGGCATCGTGCTGGACCTCAAGACCGATGGCGGCAAGAAGGTGCTGCGGCGGCTGATCGCGGACGCCGACGTGCTGGTCGAGAATTTTGCTCCGGGCGCCATGGAGCGCCTCGGCTTCGGCTATGAAGACCTGCACAAGCAGTATCCATCGCTGATCTACTGCTCGCTGTCCGGCTTCGGCCGCACCGGCCCCTACAAGCACCGCCGCGGTTTTGACCTCGTCGCGCAGGCGATGAGCGGCATCATGAGCTTTACCGGCGAACGCCCGGATGGTCCGCCCGTCAAATGCGGCCCGCCGCTGTCCGACATCACCGCCGGCCTGCTCGCGAGCATGGGTATCCTTGCCGCCTATACGCATCGCCTCAAGACTGGCGAAGGGCAGTGGGTCGAGACCTCGCTTTACGAGGCGGCCCTGGTGCAGACCTACTGGCAGTCCACGATCGCGCTGGCCGCGGGCACCGCGCCGCGCGCGATGGGCTCGGCGCATCCGCTCAACGCGCCGTACCAGGCCTTCGAGGCCTCGGACGGCTGGCTGGTGGTCGGCGGCGCCAACAAGAAGCATTGGCTGTTGATGCTGGAGGCGCTCGGTGCCAGCGAGCTTGCCTCCGATCCGCGCTTCGTCACCGGGGCGGACCGCATGGCGCATCTGAAGGAGCTTGAGGCCGTCCTGAGCGAGCGCTTCCGCACCCGGTCGCGGATGCATTGGCTTGCGGCACTCGACGAGAAGGGCGTGCCGTGCGGCCCCGTGCACGACATGCTGGAGGCGCTCCGCGATCCGCAGACGCTGGCGCGCGAGATGG
Protein-coding regions in this window:
- a CDS encoding GntR family transcriptional regulator; translated protein: MLHEEVVGRIRAILLDGEIPPGARIPERELCDRLQISRTPLREALKVLAAEGLVQLLPHRGSRAAKLTDKDMRDLFEVCQGLEALAGELACERISDAEIDAIAAAHTDMVRHYREGDLIQYYRGNRAIHEAIVAAAGNPALTGLYASVTARIRRARYVTPMTPQRWAFAVKEHEAILNALQRRDGAGLSHILRAHLRHKREEVLQAGFAETEASDLALRIA
- a CDS encoding cupin domain-containing protein codes for the protein MRRLLIATAAYAAFVLAAQAAETQPAAKSAKVTVVFDQVLPNAPGKSMKGVLVEYGPGGSSPAHTHARSAFIYATVLEGAIRSQVNDEPAKVFHKGENFSEKPGDRHAVSTNASDTEPAKLLAVFVVDTADTELTTPIAK
- a CDS encoding haloacid dehalogenase type II — translated: MSDLSAVKALVFDVFGTVVDWRTSLITDFMWWSRQRGISADWTALVDGWRGMYMASMDDVRRHPERGYVMLDDLHRRSLEKLVAQFSIKDLTEADLDYLTKGWHRLHPWPDSVAGLTRLKSKFVISPLSNGNVALLTNMAKFAGLPWDLVMSAEVFEHYKPDPETYLGAARLLGLKPGEVMMVAAHNGDLAAAQNNGLKTAFVARPTEYGPLQKVDFEATGNWDIVAKDFGGIADRLGC
- a CDS encoding enoyl-CoA hydratase/isomerase family protein; its protein translation is MDHAAEADDLVFERQDGIGRITFNRPQARNAFTFAMYERLAAICEEADRDHTLKVLVLRGAGDKAFASGTDINQFREFKTPQDAIDYENRIDRVLTTLEQCRVPTIAAINGFCTGGGAGIAAACDLRIGTNSAKIGFPIARTLGNCLSMSNVGRLTALIGAARVKDLIFTARLIDAAEAASVGLLGEVVEDIAALDRRADEVARLLASHAPLTLTATKQAVARLQRRLTRDEGEDLILMCYTSQDFREGLDAFLNKRAPQWRGQ
- a CDS encoding SDR family oxidoreductase: MKIVVIGGSGLIGSKLVSRLKQQGHEVIAASPKTGVNAVTGEGLAAALAGADVVVDVANAPSWEPAAVLEFFQRSSQNLAATEAAAAVKHHVALSIVGTDRSPDIAYFRAKLAQETIVKASPVPYSIVRATQFFEFLGAIGEAGAIDGKIVVPSASFQPIASDDVVASLAEVATGRPLNGTIDIAGPEKAPFNEFVARRLKASGDSRPVVGDAKAGYYGAPIEDTSLVPLGEARLGKTSLAKWLATA
- a CDS encoding MBL fold metallo-hydrolase, giving the protein MTLDVSRRSLLALGAGLGASAMLGSSAMARAPKLGTQTPYWHRFILGDAEVTVVSDGPLPLGDPSGTFTGVSKEEVKKMLADNFLSPDNVVLEQNSPIVNTGDKLILFDTGMGSSKMFGPTTGRQQKSMMEAGIKPEDIDAVVCSHAHIDHIGGIVDANNKPLFPNAQIYISQTDFDFWTDEGKMGSPAKDFVVHARKNLLPVRDRIVFFRDGQEFLPGVQAISAPGHTVGHTIFMVSSAGKSFAFLGDLSHHSVLLLERPRMEFSYDTDPKQAAESRVKLLTMLAANKTPVMSYHFAWPGYGHVAKAGDGFHYYPEPMQMTL
- a CDS encoding CaiB/BaiF CoA transferase family protein; translated protein: MQSDRSQSTSRRSGPLAGLKVIDLTHVMAGPTCTLMLADMGADVIKIEKWPNGDDTRHSVPPKIGDEAASFLMMNRNKRGIVLDLKTDGGKKVLRRLIADADVLVENFAPGAMERLGFGYEDLHKQYPSLIYCSLSGFGRTGPYKHRRGFDLVAQAMSGIMSFTGERPDGPPVKCGPPLSDITAGLLASMGILAAYTHRLKTGEGQWVETSLYEAALVQTYWQSTIALAAGTAPRAMGSAHPLNAPYQAFEASDGWLVVGGANKKHWLLMLEALGASELASDPRFVTGADRMAHLKELEAVLSERFRTRSRMHWLAALDEKGVPCGPVHDMLEALRDPQTLAREMVVEVEHSTLGPVKTIGLPVKFSETPGKVLSGAPVYGEHTREVLAEHGFDQKQIEALEQEGAIVSAADRREERVA